One Carassius gibelio isolate Cgi1373 ecotype wild population from Czech Republic chromosome B18, carGib1.2-hapl.c, whole genome shotgun sequence DNA segment encodes these proteins:
- the LOC127977407 gene encoding extracellular calcium-sensing receptor-like — protein sequence MVCPVEFWSSPNKDQCVPKEVEFLSYEDPLGISLTTASLLGTCSCALVMVILVHHRNTPIVRANNSELSFLLLLSLKLCFLCVLLFIGQPQLWTCQLRHAVFGISFVLCISSILVKTMVVIAVFKSSYPEGKDAIRWFGAAPQRCTVLVLTAIQVVICAIWLSTASPTPHKNNLYIRSIIVYECAIGSVAGFSMLLGYIGLLATVSFLLAFLARNLPDNFNEAKFITFSMLIFCAVWIAFVPAYVSSPGKYAVAVEIFAILASSFGLLVAIFAPKCYIILLHPERNTKKAIMGRQTK from the coding sequence ATGGTTTGTCCAGTTGAGTTCTGGTCCAGTCCAAATAAGGATCAATGTGTCCCTAAAGAAGTGGAGTTTCTATCCTATGAGGATCCTTTGGGCATCTCTTTGACTACTGCTTCCCTGCTTGGCACCTGTTCCTGTGCTCTTGTGATGGTCATTCTTGTGCATCACCGCAACACTCCCATAGTGCGTGCCAACAATTCAGAGCTCAGCTTCCTGCTGCTTTTGTCACTCAaactgtgttttctgtgtgtgctGCTGTTCATTGGCCAGCCACAGTTATGGACATGTCAGTTAAGACATGCTGTGTTTGGCATAAGCTTTGTCCTGTGTATCTCCAGCATCCTAGTCAAGACTATGGTGGTAATAGCTGTGTTCAAGTCTTCTTATCCAGAGGGGAAGGATGCAATAAGATGGTTTGGAGCTGCTCCACAAAGATGTACTGTTCTGGTCCTAACTGCCATACAGGTTGTGATATGTGCAATCTGGCTATCAACTGCTTCTCCAACACCCCATAAAAATAACCTGTATATCCGGTCTATTATAGTCTATGAATGTGCTATTGGCTCAGTGGCTGGTTTTTCTATGCTGCTAGGATACATTGGACTTTTAGCAACAGTAAGCTTCCTCTTAGCCTTCCTGGCAAGAAATCTTCCAGATAATTTTAATGAAGCAAAGTTCATCACTTTTAGCATGTTAATATTCTGTGCTGTGTGGATTGCATTTGTTCCAGCATATGTAAGCTCACCAGGGAAATATGCAGTGGCTGTGGAGATTTTTGCCATTTTAGCTTCAAGTTTTGGTTTACTGGTGGCCATATTTGCCCCGAAGTGTTACATCATCCTTTTACATCCAGAGAGAAACACTAAAAAAGCAATCATGGGaagacaaacaaaataa